In Paenibacillus guangzhouensis, a single window of DNA contains:
- a CDS encoding extracellular solute-binding protein, with the protein MVRIKNYVILLLTALFIMTVTGCEETEDAVAPSAEPASGIGNHLTISISFWDIGRDFEKKDAVLQKLEHDFNITFKPIQVSQTDYEEKFKVWAASGNFPDLFAHSLVINSPGIYADWIKQNLIRPLPSDLSKYPNVYKVAQIPDTLALRRDKKLYMLPRIAYPTNDLWMLERVVFVRKDWMDQLHRIDPRNFEEFATLLESFTKDDPDGNGLHDTVGLTAASMNYLSWVFSPTFPQFAANQWVQEDNRWIPYYASQKMEQVASQFRQLYESGGLDPNFFLMKEDDAIAKFTQGKAGALAYKGTPESMSKLVALWNKSNPNQDFYDAVKILHLWPADDGNRYFYVAPTYATESYFSSAISDEKMDRIMQLYDYLLSPEGRKLMQYGIEGKDYVENDDQIVITRPREASGQPISIQKLYPSTNTLHSLASWGLERTYRLDEMNKINYGERNILACLEEMRWLLNNARATPFKYSIISLSTPHKDDLSAAINPLEDLTEVVLSKDDPIQLWRENVKTYNQMGLQQAIREVNEKLLHPDS; encoded by the coding sequence ATGGTCCGTATCAAAAATTACGTCATACTGCTGCTCACTGCCCTATTCATCATGACGGTTACGGGATGCGAGGAGACAGAAGACGCCGTGGCGCCGTCAGCTGAGCCCGCATCCGGGATCGGCAACCACCTCACCATCTCCATCTCCTTCTGGGACATCGGCAGAGACTTCGAGAAGAAAGATGCCGTGCTGCAGAAGCTCGAACACGACTTCAATATTACTTTTAAGCCAATTCAAGTGAGCCAGACTGACTACGAGGAGAAATTCAAAGTATGGGCCGCTTCAGGCAATTTCCCCGATTTATTCGCCCATTCCCTCGTCATTAACTCACCCGGCATCTATGCCGACTGGATCAAACAAAATCTCATTCGGCCGCTGCCGAGCGATCTATCGAAATATCCCAATGTCTATAAAGTTGCGCAAATTCCCGATACGCTCGCGCTGCGCCGTGATAAGAAATTATATATGCTGCCGCGCATCGCGTATCCGACCAATGATCTGTGGATGCTGGAACGTGTCGTATTCGTCCGTAAAGACTGGATGGATCAACTGCATCGCATCGATCCGCGCAATTTCGAAGAGTTCGCAACACTGCTCGAATCGTTCACCAAAGATGATCCGGATGGCAACGGCCTGCATGATACCGTGGGGCTGACGGCCGCAAGCATGAACTATCTCTCTTGGGTATTCAGTCCGACCTTCCCGCAATTCGCCGCAAATCAGTGGGTGCAGGAGGATAATCGGTGGATTCCATATTACGCCTCGCAGAAAATGGAGCAGGTTGCATCGCAATTCCGTCAATTATATGAGAGCGGCGGGCTAGATCCGAACTTCTTCCTCATGAAGGAAGATGACGCGATCGCCAAGTTCACGCAAGGAAAAGCAGGAGCACTCGCCTATAAGGGAACGCCAGAGAGCATGAGCAAGCTGGTTGCACTGTGGAACAAATCGAATCCGAACCAGGACTTCTATGATGCGGTGAAAATCTTGCATTTGTGGCCTGCGGATGATGGAAATCGCTACTTCTATGTTGCACCTACCTACGCGACCGAGAGTTACTTCAGCTCCGCTATCAGCGATGAGAAAATGGATCGCATCATGCAGCTCTATGATTATCTCCTCTCACCCGAAGGAAGAAAATTAATGCAGTACGGGATTGAAGGAAAAGATTATGTAGAGAACGACGATCAGATTGTGATTACGCGGCCCCGTGAAGCGTCAGGACAACCGATCAGCATTCAGAAGCTGTACCCTTCAACCAATACCTTGCATTCGCTTGCTTCATGGGGGCTGGAGCGAACCTATCGTCTCGACGAAATGAACAAAATCAATTATGGAGAGCGGAATATTCTCGCTTGTCTCGAGGAGATGCGCTGGCTGCTGAACAATGCAAGGGCCACCCCATTCAAATATTCGATCATCTCGCTATCAACGCCGCACAAAGACGACCTCAGTGCTGCGATTAATCCGCTGGAAGATCTGACGGAAGTCGTGCTGAGCAAGGACGATCCTATCCAACTTTGGCGGGAGAATGTCAAGACCTATAATCAAATGGGGTTACAGCAAGCGATCCGCGAAGTGAACGAGAAGCTGCTGCACCCGGATTCTTAA
- a CDS encoding YitT family protein — MRRKEERIQQLQQVAMMLVGTFLMAFCYYHINFQNNLAEGGFVGLALLGKYAFDWSPAVTMLMLDIPIFIVAMFVKGRKFLLNTVIAAVSLSVFYDIFEQFSPLVIDLKNYMLVAAVLAGVITGFGAGIVIRFGGATGGDDILALFLSKWSGFTVGTMFFILDAVVLLLSLVYLPIAETLYTILAVSIAGKMITWVVGFGFSKNAVSIAARN, encoded by the coding sequence ATGAGGAGAAAAGAAGAACGGATTCAACAGTTGCAACAAGTCGCTATGATGTTAGTCGGTACGTTTTTAATGGCATTTTGTTATTATCACATTAATTTTCAGAACAATTTGGCGGAAGGCGGGTTCGTAGGTCTAGCGTTGCTGGGCAAGTACGCCTTTGACTGGTCGCCAGCCGTGACGATGCTGATGCTCGACATTCCAATTTTCATCGTCGCCATGTTCGTGAAAGGGCGCAAGTTCTTACTGAATACAGTGATTGCGGCAGTTTCCCTTTCCGTGTTTTACGACATTTTTGAGCAGTTCTCACCACTTGTAATTGACTTGAAGAATTATATGCTCGTCGCAGCGGTGCTTGCCGGGGTAATAACCGGATTCGGTGCCGGGATCGTTATTCGATTCGGCGGAGCAACAGGCGGGGATGATATTCTCGCGTTATTCTTAAGTAAATGGTCAGGTTTTACGGTCGGAACCATGTTCTTTATATTGGATGCTGTCGTGCTATTATTATCACTCGTATACTTACCAATTGCAGAGACGCTGTATACCATTTTGGCTGTGAGTATCGCAGGCAAGATGATTACATGGGTCGTCGGATTCGGATTCTCGAAGAATGCTGTATCCATTGCTGCAAGGAACTAA
- the hmpA gene encoding NO-inducible flavohemoprotein, with the protein MLNPSTIAIIKSTVPVLEVHGTAITKRFYELLFTNHPELLNIFNHANQRQGKQSGALANAVYAAAANIDRLEQIIPVVKQIGHKHRALGIKPEHYPIVGEHLLIAIKDVLGDAATDEIIGAWAEAYGVIADAFIGVEAEMYAQAAGQLGGWDGFRKFIVTRKEQESSVITSFYLRPADGQAIASFLPGQYITVRANVPGSANTHLRHYSLSDAPGLSYYRITVKREAGTEPQQPAGIVSNYLHDQVHVGDALDISAPAGDFTIDPANGSDAPVVLISGGVGLTPMVSMLNTIAAQQPDRSVTYIHAAINSELHAMRDHVTALTEQLAPLTSYVCYASPIAGDRCDHEGLIDAAWLQSILPAATLHTGEFYFCGPTPFMKAVNHALKQLGVSPDRIHYEFFGPAGSLEA; encoded by the coding sequence ATGTTAAATCCATCGACAATTGCCATCATTAAATCTACTGTTCCTGTCCTCGAGGTTCACGGGACAGCCATTACGAAACGGTTCTACGAGCTGCTATTCACGAATCATCCTGAACTATTAAATATTTTCAATCATGCGAATCAACGTCAAGGCAAACAATCCGGTGCACTCGCCAATGCGGTCTATGCGGCTGCAGCGAACATTGATCGGCTCGAGCAGATCATTCCCGTCGTTAAGCAAATCGGACATAAGCACCGCGCGCTCGGTATCAAGCCGGAACATTATCCGATTGTCGGCGAACATCTATTAATCGCGATCAAAGATGTGCTCGGCGACGCTGCAACCGATGAGATTATCGGCGCTTGGGCTGAAGCATACGGCGTAATCGCCGACGCATTCATCGGCGTCGAAGCAGAGATGTACGCGCAAGCAGCGGGACAGCTCGGCGGCTGGGACGGCTTCCGCAAGTTCATCGTAACGCGCAAAGAGCAGGAGAGCAGCGTGATTACGTCATTCTATCTCAGACCTGCCGATGGTCAGGCGATCGCCTCCTTCTTGCCTGGACAATACATTACCGTTCGTGCTAACGTACCTGGCAGTGCGAACACGCATCTGCGGCACTACAGTTTATCGGATGCGCCTGGGCTAAGCTATTACCGTATCACAGTTAAAAGAGAAGCCGGAACCGAACCGCAGCAGCCTGCCGGCATCGTCTCGAACTATCTGCATGATCAAGTCCATGTGGGAGATGCACTCGACATTAGCGCGCCAGCTGGCGATTTCACGATTGACCCAGCGAATGGCAGCGATGCGCCTGTCGTGCTCATCAGCGGAGGCGTTGGACTCACGCCGATGGTGAGTATGCTGAATACGATCGCTGCGCAGCAGCCAGACCGGTCAGTAACCTATATTCACGCTGCGATCAATAGCGAATTGCATGCGATGCGAGACCACGTGACGGCGCTAACCGAACAGCTTGCGCCGTTGACATCCTATGTATGCTACGCCTCACCGATCGCGGGCGACCGCTGTGATCATGAAGGCCTGATCGATGCTGCATGGCTGCAATCGATCCTCCCAGCAGCGACGCTCCATACGGGCGAGTTCTACTTCTGCGGACCGACGCCATTCATGAAAGCTGTTAACCATGCATTGAAACAGCTAGGCGTGAGTCCAGATCGCATTCATTATGAATTCTTCGGACCTGCTGGCAGCTTGGAAGCCTAA
- a CDS encoding CAP domain-containing protein, whose translation MKKYIALTALLLAAGCTSPNGNMSTKQVAPGTRIETHSHTKIPKTLKTQASSTATPGARKPVRIQQSPGAPMKWIVVGESPSQYPANRYPVTPNPVQTPVQNPTAPTTPTTPVQNPTQNPSKSPNNQTPSNSQQFDQEVLRLVNEQRASAGLNALTMDANLSKMALVKAQDMIQNNYFDHNSPTYGSPFDMMKKFGITFNSAGENIAKGQTTPSQVMNDWMNSEGHRANILGSSFTKIGIGFYNNAWVQEFTG comes from the coding sequence ATGAAGAAATATATTGCCTTAACCGCATTATTGCTGGCGGCAGGATGTACTTCCCCGAACGGAAATATGTCGACGAAGCAAGTAGCACCGGGAACACGTATTGAGACGCACTCCCACACGAAAATTCCGAAAACGCTGAAGACACAGGCTTCATCCACAGCTACTCCTGGCGCGCGGAAACCGGTTAGAATTCAACAGTCGCCTGGAGCACCGATGAAATGGATCGTTGTCGGGGAATCGCCGTCACAGTATCCAGCCAATCGGTATCCTGTGACGCCAAATCCGGTACAAACTCCAGTACAGAACCCAACAGCACCAACGACGCCAACAACGCCAGTTCAGAATCCAACGCAAAATCCTAGCAAAAGTCCAAATAATCAGACTCCATCCAACTCTCAGCAGTTCGATCAAGAGGTTCTGCGGCTTGTGAATGAACAACGCGCCAGCGCGGGATTAAATGCCCTAACGATGGATGCGAATTTATCCAAAATGGCGCTCGTGAAAGCGCAAGATATGATCCAGAACAACTATTTCGATCACAATTCACCAACGTATGGATCCCCCTTCGATATGATGAAGAAATTCGGCATCACTTTTAATTCAGCTGGCGAGAACATTGCCAAAGGTCAGACGACACCAAGCCAAGTCATGAACGATTGGATGAACAGTGAAGGCCACAGAGCCAATATCTTGGGCAGCAGCTTCACCAAAATCGGTATCGGCTTTTACAACAATGCGTGGGTCCAAGAATTTACCGGATAA
- a CDS encoding sensor histidine kinase: MVFYRKLSIRSQLLFIALLITAVLLFIIMTTYVQMSSIISSNNEQYTKAMSAQIKETVHANRDVIDRLMTNIAYNQDVQNFLIEENKVQVYGYSKRMNSLLINMTTLKEGILDIVIHGENGRSYDLFGGKRWTAPFTDRLSPKDSIHYFGLQHFEGAYQVENSLLVGMKIKSFQSGDRFTSVIGTLFFVIDPKALIGSFGSNSKQYAMQSYLVDRDNKIFSSNDPNEVGSVLNAMITSEVRPGKSGSVELNGTKYIVQTEDLPEINSAIISIMPEDELLRDISTIRRLELIILMIGAVMMFILFKLVISNILNPLKKLMAFINNIKRGDLDTLKNRIHLQGYAEITVMSNGLNNMLDEVDTLTRQLLETNAMLYEAELEKRKSELSFLRSQINPHFLYNTLEMVKGMAAVKGAHEIREIAKALGQIFRYSIKGGDTVSLKTEMGIVESYIQIQQIRFGDRFQVHYAIAEDTWMCQIPKMILQPLVENAVFHGLELKEDQGNLTVRSVLNERQELVITVEDDGLGIAPGRLRQVQCALNQYENTERDPEEPQISSIGLANVNNRIKLTYGHPYGLSIDSTYGEGTQIQLLMPTRGKEHGQI, from the coding sequence GTGGTCTTTTATCGTAAACTATCGATTCGTTCGCAGCTGCTGTTCATCGCACTGCTCATTACAGCGGTGTTGTTGTTCATCATTATGACGACGTATGTTCAAATGTCCAGCATTATCAGTAGCAATAACGAACAGTATACGAAAGCGATGAGCGCGCAGATCAAAGAGACGGTGCATGCGAACCGGGATGTGATCGATCGGCTCATGACCAATATTGCGTATAACCAAGACGTGCAGAATTTTCTGATTGAAGAGAACAAGGTGCAAGTCTACGGCTATTCCAAGCGGATGAACAGTCTGCTTATTAATATGACGACGCTCAAGGAAGGCATTCTGGATATCGTGATTCATGGCGAGAATGGACGTTCGTATGATCTGTTCGGTGGGAAGCGGTGGACGGCGCCGTTTACGGATAGACTCTCTCCGAAGGACTCCATTCATTATTTTGGCTTGCAGCATTTTGAAGGGGCTTATCAAGTGGAGAACAGTCTGCTCGTCGGGATGAAGATCAAATCGTTTCAGTCAGGGGACAGGTTCACGTCGGTGATCGGGACGTTATTCTTCGTGATTGACCCCAAAGCGTTAATTGGTTCGTTCGGTTCGAATTCGAAGCAATACGCGATGCAGTCGTATTTGGTGGATCGGGACAATAAAATTTTCTCCAGCAATGATCCGAATGAGGTCGGCAGTGTGCTGAATGCGATGATTACGAGCGAGGTACGGCCTGGAAAATCGGGAAGTGTTGAATTGAATGGGACCAAATATATTGTACAGACAGAAGATTTGCCGGAAATCAACAGCGCGATCATCAGCATCATGCCCGAGGACGAGCTTCTGCGTGATATATCGACAATCCGAAGGCTGGAGCTGATTATTCTTATGATCGGGGCTGTGATGATGTTCATCTTGTTCAAGCTCGTCATCAGCAACATCTTGAACCCGCTGAAGAAGCTGATGGCCTTCATTAATAACATCAAACGAGGGGACCTCGATACGCTCAAAAATCGCATCCATTTGCAAGGCTATGCGGAAATTACGGTGATGTCGAACGGGCTGAACAATATGTTGGACGAAGTAGATACATTGACGCGGCAGCTCTTAGAGACGAATGCGATGCTCTATGAAGCGGAGCTGGAGAAGAGGAAGTCGGAGCTGTCGTTCTTGCGCAGTCAGATCAATCCGCATTTTCTATATAATACGCTCGAAATGGTCAAAGGGATGGCAGCGGTGAAAGGCGCGCATGAAATTCGAGAGATCGCCAAAGCTTTAGGTCAGATTTTCAGGTACAGCATCAAAGGAGGAGACACGGTGTCGCTCAAGACGGAGATGGGCATCGTCGAGTCGTACATTCAGATTCAGCAAATTCGATTCGGGGATCGATTCCAGGTCCATTATGCGATCGCAGAGGACACATGGATGTGCCAGATTCCGAAGATGATTCTTCAGCCGCTGGTGGAGAATGCCGTATTTCACGGACTGGAGCTGAAAGAGGATCAAGGAAATTTGACGGTTCGAAGTGTTCTGAACGAGCGGCAGGAACTCGTCATAACAGTGGAAGATGATGGTCTAGGAATTGCACCCGGCCGACTGCGCCAGGTTCAGTGTGCGCTGAATCAATACGAGAATACGGAGCGAGATCCAGAGGAACCGCAAATTTCCAGTATCGGACTTGCCAATGTGAATAATCGAATTAAGCTGACGTATGGCCATCCCTATGGACTGTCGATCGATAGCACTTATGGGGAAGGTACACAGATTCAATTACTGATGCCAACGAGGGGGAAGGAACATGGACAGATATAG
- a CDS encoding Crp/Fnr family transcriptional regulator → MIVHKGDILFRQGDSGEHLYHIKSGIFKVTRIHPNGNQVLFNILYPGEIVPHHSLITPKDFHGTATAIVTSEVELISAEAWYKELEENPDKALSIAKMLQEKLRFMQQRIDHLTIGTPGERLKLLEEWMSSYAKNETLTDLLTQEEIGQLIGVRRETINRLLRSQG, encoded by the coding sequence ATGATTGTACATAAAGGAGATATTTTGTTCCGACAAGGTGATTCGGGGGAACATTTGTATCATATTAAGAGCGGCATTTTCAAAGTGACGCGTATTCATCCAAATGGGAATCAGGTGCTGTTCAACATCCTGTATCCAGGTGAAATTGTTCCGCATCATTCATTGATTACACCAAAGGATTTTCACGGAACCGCAACAGCGATCGTAACCAGCGAGGTGGAATTGATTTCGGCAGAGGCGTGGTATAAGGAGCTGGAAGAGAATCCGGACAAAGCTCTATCCATTGCCAAAATGCTGCAGGAGAAGCTGCGATTCATGCAACAGCGTATTGATCATCTGACGATTGGTACGCCAGGAGAACGACTGAAGCTGTTGGAAGAATGGATGTCCAGCTATGCCAAGAACGAGACGCTAACGGATTTGTTAACGCAGGAGGAGATCGGACAACTGATTGGCGTACGCCGTGAGACGATCAACCGCTTACTGCGCAGTCAAGGATAA